The following proteins are co-located in the Clostridiales bacterium genome:
- a CDS encoding transporter substrate-binding domain-containing protein, whose protein sequence is MKRFLLCVIALSLLSTLTACNSPPTQAPVQGLKGNIPTEASLCGNAAEQESCDSLYDTSLYHSLKMGEVNEVEYLSLSEMLLAVNSGKADWMYVPYQTARYIQYRNTEMTLMVDASLLYYYSMLTRDTDAKLCQEIDGAIGEMRTDGSLDTLTKQYLYSGGERSVGVIKMPDDSGTKTIKIGVTGDFPPMDYIASDGNPEGFNVALCAAIGERLGVNIQLVSVTAEARLTALSSGMVDVLFWQQSFGGEAEAFDGVCVTQSYFRDFGAALTLHYSWEDIAQRYGLLVKETDETIKL, encoded by the coding sequence ATGAAACGATTCTTACTATGTGTGATCGCCCTATCGCTGCTCTCGACTTTGACAGCCTGCAACAGTCCGCCAACGCAGGCTCCCGTACAGGGGCTAAAGGGTAACATTCCCACGGAAGCATCTCTTTGCGGAAATGCGGCAGAACAAGAAAGTTGCGACTCGTTGTATGACACCTCCCTGTACCATTCCCTGAAAATGGGAGAGGTTAATGAAGTGGAGTACTTATCCCTGTCTGAAATGTTGTTGGCAGTCAATTCGGGGAAAGCGGACTGGATGTATGTCCCCTATCAGACTGCCAGGTACATACAATACCGGAATACGGAGATGACATTGATGGTGGATGCTTCGCTCCTCTATTATTATTCAATGCTCACCAGAGATACAGATGCGAAACTCTGTCAGGAGATTGACGGTGCCATCGGTGAAATGCGAACTGACGGTTCTCTTGACACCTTGACGAAGCAATATCTGTATAGCGGGGGAGAGCGCTCTGTCGGCGTGATCAAAATGCCCGACGATTCCGGAACCAAAACCATTAAAATCGGTGTCACCGGTGATTTTCCTCCAATGGATTATATTGCCTCTGACGGTAACCCGGAAGGATTCAATGTAGCGCTATGCGCCGCTATAGGGGAAAGGCTTGGGGTCAATATCCAGCTGGTAAGCGTTACCGCAGAGGCGCGGCTGACGGCACTTTCAAGCGGTATGGTGGATGTACTATTCTGGCAGCAGAGCTTTGGAGGTGAAGCAGAAGCCTTTGATGGCGTTTGTGTCACCCAATCCTATTTCCGTGATTTTGGCGCTGCGTTAACTTTGCATTATTCCTGGGAGGACATCGCGCAGCGATACGGGCTTCTCGTCAAGGAAACGGATGAAACAATAAAACTGTAA
- a CDS encoding transporter substrate-binding domain-containing protein gives MREGTNKTKTRTGMVLFLAVVMLLTFAGCGGKAAAVQSPNNDQGQEQTVPVQGYLSMLDFEKEQRMSFCMEPPYPSLSFGEYTRQSYPSLSELQLALNGGKIDWAYLPYDTAKYMQGENTDLTVVVDASVIYSYAMAAREEDSVLGEKLDSAISSLREDGTLSALEDQYIYSAEGLSEKAAAPVKIEGAPTVRIGLTGSLPPFDYVSADGIPAGFNVAFANALGERLGMNIELTTVEVDARLTALVSKKIDVVFWMMVDDSAEDANGKGVSITQPYHKSYGAAIIKDYPYEDILSRFGLLKKGGE, from the coding sequence ATGAGAGAAGGAACAAACAAAACAAAGACAAGAACAGGAATGGTCTTATTTCTTGCAGTAGTTATGCTGTTGACGTTTGCCGGCTGCGGAGGGAAGGCAGCGGCTGTGCAATCACCAAACAACGATCAGGGCCAGGAGCAAACCGTTCCCGTGCAGGGGTATCTGTCGATGCTGGATTTTGAAAAAGAACAACGGATGTCCTTTTGCATGGAACCTCCCTATCCTTCGCTTTCCTTCGGGGAGTATACCCGCCAAAGCTATCCCTCTCTTTCCGAGTTGCAGCTTGCGCTGAACGGAGGCAAAATCGATTGGGCATATTTGCCCTATGATACCGCGAAATACATGCAGGGGGAGAACACTGATTTGACGGTGGTAGTAGACGCCAGTGTTATCTATTCCTACGCAATGGCGGCGCGGGAAGAGGATTCTGTGTTGGGAGAGAAGCTGGACAGTGCTATTTCCTCGCTGCGTGAGGACGGTACGCTTTCTGCACTGGAAGATCAATACATTTATTCCGCAGAGGGACTTTCAGAGAAAGCCGCAGCTCCTGTAAAAATAGAAGGCGCTCCAACGGTTCGTATCGGCCTGACAGGCAGCCTGCCGCCATTCGATTATGTTTCCGCAGACGGTATCCCGGCAGGGTTCAATGTAGCCTTTGCAAATGCGCTGGGAGAGCGGCTGGGTATGAATATTGAACTGACTACGGTAGAAGTGGACGCCCGCCTTACAGCACTTGTAAGCAAAAAAATTGACGTGGTATTCTGGATGATGGTTGATGATTCTGCTGAGGACGCAAATGGCAAGGGTGTGTCTATAACCCAACCCTACCACAAATCCTACGGCGCTGCCATTATTAAGGATTACCCGTATGAAGATATTCTGAGCCGCTTTGGACTGCTGAAAAAGGGCGGAGAATAA